The sequence CACGGCGGCGCCATGGACGGTGGGAGTCCCGACGGTGGTTCCCTGGTCGGTCGATACCATCAGCACGTCCGTGAGTTCGACGGTCGCGCCGGGCTCGACCGAAAGCTTCTCCACGTTGACGACATCGCCCGGGGAGACGCGGAGCTGCTTCCCCCCGGTGCGGACAACAGCGTACATAGGACATTGCCCTCCATGCGGTTCGATAAGAACAAATTACTATAGGGAAAGAGGTTTCCCCTGTCAACTTCGAAAATAACCACGGTGAAAACCGGCGGGCCGTCGAACAACCGGAAGTCGATGGGGATATACTACACCCGATCAAAACGCGTGGGAAAGTCGGAGGGAGAGGCGGACATCGTGGAAGACGTCGTCATCGTCGGGGGGGGGCCGGCCGGGATCCTCCTGGCGCACCACTTCCGGGAGCACGGGATTCGTCACAAGGTCCTCGAGCGGGGGAAGGTCGCACAGTCGTGGCGCGACATGCGCCCCGGAATGGTTCTTCTCTCCCCCGGGGTCCCCGGCACCGACTGGACCTCCTTGACCCTGGAGCGGCCGATCTGGTCCTTACCCGGTGTGCGGCGCCCCTTCCCGACCCGCGAAGATTTCCTGTGCTACGTGGATGCCTTCGCGCGCGACCAGCGTGTCGAGGTCACCGAGCGCACCGGGGTCGTCGGCGCGCGGCGGACGCCGGAGGGGTTCGTCGTCACAGTGAGCGGGGGCGTCGAGATTTCCTGCCGGTTCCTGGTCATCGCCACGGGAAGCGCCTCCGTGCCCCGCTATCCGGAGATCCCGGGGATCGAAGGGAACCCGCGCGTGCTGCACTCGG comes from Deltaproteobacteria bacterium and encodes:
- the rplU gene encoding 50S ribosomal protein L21 translates to MYAVVRTGGKQLRVSPGDVVNVEKLSVEPGATVELTDVLMVSTDQGTTVGTPTVHGAAV
- a CDS encoding NAD(P)-binding domain-containing protein; the encoded protein is MKTGGPSNNRKSMGIYYTRSKRVGKSEGEADIVEDVVIVGGGPAGILLAHHFREHGIRHKVLERGKVAQSWRDMRPGMVLLSPGVPGTDWTSLTLERPIWSLPGVRRPFPTREDFLCYVDAFARDQRVEVTERTGVVGARRTPEGFVVTVSGGVEISCRFLVIATGSASVPRYPEIPGIEGNPRVLHSGDFLNCMAYDRKRVLVIGGANSAAELCIELAGTAHTTMCTRGPLRYFSESGELDHIRGTSESVLKELFRFGILSLREADPVVSLSDGTAEFASGARESFDWIVCATGYRPRWIPVEGGTVDVGEKGYPRISPVGESSVPGLYFCGSLAMFHPRCAFIHGFRNYVEKVFWDIADRL